A region from the Acyrthosiphon pisum isolate AL4f chromosome A1, pea_aphid_22Mar2018_4r6ur, whole genome shotgun sequence genome encodes:
- the LOC100162053 gene encoding BTB/POZ domain-containing protein 6 isoform X2: protein MSNFYNKVSLAYTKPMNKRMTLQEISQASQWINGEINDTLSVNSYGMPQSGSTVSQRENSSFLPVTQPASAPTSPVGSPVSQLLSDLSNITLDPNWQAIKSTVRERNAAMFNNDLMADIYFVVGNPGHTQRIPSHKYILATGSSVFYAMFYGGLADTKEEIEVPDVEPTAFLTLLRYLYCDEIQLEPDTVLATLYVAKKYIVPHLARACVNYLETSLTAKNACLLLSQSRLFEEPELMQRCWEVIDAQAEIALHSDGFVDIDADTLQSVLGRETINCKETILWEAAMNWASAECSRREIEPTPSNKRQVLDSALYLLRLPAMSLEEFANGPAQMGMLTLEETVDLFLHYTASNKPRLTYPTKPRIGLKPQTCHRFQSCAYRSNQWRYRGRCDSIQFSVDRRVFIVGFGLYGSSTGASDYTVKIELKRLGRILAENNTKFFSDGSSNTFHVYFAHPVQVDPELFYTASAILDGAELSYFGQEGLSEINAGCVTFQFQCSSESTNGTGVQGGQIPELIFYGPISENH from the exons ATGTCGAATTTCTACAATAAAGTAAGCTTAGCTTACACCAAACCCATGAACAAACGCATGACATTGCAAGAGATATCCCAAGCCAGCCAGTGGATTAATGGTGAGATTAATG ATACGCTGAGCGTCAACTCGTATGGAATGCCTCAGTCTGGTTCCACTGTGTCCCAGAGAGAGAATTCCAGCTTCTTGCCTGTCACTCAGCCGGCCAGTGCTCCAACATCGCCAGTCGGTTCTCCAGTCTCGCAGCTGTTATCTGATCTCTCCAACATCACTCTAGATCCCAACTGGCAGGCCATCAAGTCTACTGTACGTGAACGTAATGCTGCCATGTTCAATAACGACCTCATGGCTGATATATACTTTGTCGTGGGCAATCCAG GACACACCCAACGTATACCATcacataagtatattttagcGACTGGAAGTTCTGTTTTCTATGCCATGTTCTATGGTGGATTAGCGGACACTAAAGAAGAAATTGAGGTGCCCGATGTTGAGCCAACAGCATTTCTCACTTTACTAAG GTATTTATATTGTGATGAAATCCAATTGGAGCCAGATACAGTTCTAGCTACATTGTATGTGGCTAAAAAATATATCGTACCACATTTGGCCAGGGCTTGCGTTAATTACTTGGAGACTAGCCTAACTGCAAAAAACGCGTGTCTGCTCCTCAGCCAATCACGGTTATTCGAGGAGCCAGAATTGATGCAGAGATGTTGGGAAGTGATTGATGCACAA GCAGAAATTGCATTACATTCAGATGGATTTGTTGACATTGATGCTGATACGTTGCAGAGTGTATTAGGACGTGAAACCATTAATTGCAAAGAAACCATACTATGGGAAGCAGCCATGAATTGGGCCTCAGCTGAATGTAGCAGACGTGAAATAGAACCAACCCCATCTAATAAACGACAAGTATTAGATTCTGCTCTGTATTTACTCAGGTTGCCAGCAATGTCCCTAGAAGAATTCGCTAATGGACCTGCTCAAATGGGCATGTTAACATTAGAAGAAACTGTCGATTTATTTCTCCACTACACCGCATCCAACAAACCTCGCTTAACTTATCCAACTAAGCCACGTATAGGACTAAAACCTCAGACGTGCCATCGATTTCAGTCCTGTGCTTATCGTAGCAATCAGTGGCGGTATCGAGGTCGTTGCGATAGCATTCAGTTTAGTGTTGATCGCCGTGTGTTCATAGTAGGTTTCGGCTTGTATGGTTCGTCAACTGGAGCTTCCGATTACACTGTTAAAATTGAACTCAAACGTCTAGGCCGTATTTTAGctgaaaacaatacaaaattcttTTCAGATGGTTCAAGTAACACTTTTCATGTTTATTTTGCACATCCTGTACAAGTAGATCCCGAATTGTTTTATACTGCTTCAGCTATATTAGATGGTGCAGAATTAAGTTATTTTGGCCAAGAAGGACTTAGTGAAATAAATGCTGGTTGTGTGACGTTTCAATTCCAGTGTTCTTCAGAAAGTACTAATGGTACTGGAGTTCAAGGGGGGCAAATTCCAgaacttatattttatggtcCAATTAGTGAAAaccattaa
- the LOC100162053 gene encoding BTB/POZ domain-containing protein 6 isoform X3, producing the protein MSNFYNKVSLAYTKPMNKRMTLQEISQASQWINDTLSVNSYGMPQSGSTVSQRENSSFLPVTQPASAPTSPVGSPVSQLLSDLSNITLDPNWQAIKSTVRERNAAMFNNDLMADIYFVVGNPGHTQRIPSHKYILATGSSVFYAMFYGGLADTKEEIEVPDVEPTAFLTLLRYLYCDEIQLEPDTVLATLYVAKKYIVPHLARACVNYLETSLTAKNACLLLSQSRLFEEPELMQRCWEVIDAQAEIALHSDGFVDIDADTLQSVLGRETINCKETILWEAAMNWASAECSRREIEPTPSNKRQVLDSALYLLRLPAMSLEEFANGPAQMGMLTLEETVDLFLHYTASNKPRLTYPTKPRIGLKPQTCHRFQSCAYRSNQWRYRGRCDSIQFSVDRRVFIVGFGLYGSSTGASDYTVKIELKRLGRILAENNTKFFSDGSSNTFHVYFAHPVQVDPELFYTASAILDGAELSYFGQEGLSEINAGCVTFQFQCSSESTNGTGVQGGQIPELIFYGPISENH; encoded by the exons ATGTCGAATTTCTACAATAAAGTAAGCTTAGCTTACACCAAACCCATGAACAAACGCATGACATTGCAAGAGATATCCCAAGCCAGCCAGTGGATTAATG ATACGCTGAGCGTCAACTCGTATGGAATGCCTCAGTCTGGTTCCACTGTGTCCCAGAGAGAGAATTCCAGCTTCTTGCCTGTCACTCAGCCGGCCAGTGCTCCAACATCGCCAGTCGGTTCTCCAGTCTCGCAGCTGTTATCTGATCTCTCCAACATCACTCTAGATCCCAACTGGCAGGCCATCAAGTCTACTGTACGTGAACGTAATGCTGCCATGTTCAATAACGACCTCATGGCTGATATATACTTTGTCGTGGGCAATCCAG GACACACCCAACGTATACCATcacataagtatattttagcGACTGGAAGTTCTGTTTTCTATGCCATGTTCTATGGTGGATTAGCGGACACTAAAGAAGAAATTGAGGTGCCCGATGTTGAGCCAACAGCATTTCTCACTTTACTAAG GTATTTATATTGTGATGAAATCCAATTGGAGCCAGATACAGTTCTAGCTACATTGTATGTGGCTAAAAAATATATCGTACCACATTTGGCCAGGGCTTGCGTTAATTACTTGGAGACTAGCCTAACTGCAAAAAACGCGTGTCTGCTCCTCAGCCAATCACGGTTATTCGAGGAGCCAGAATTGATGCAGAGATGTTGGGAAGTGATTGATGCACAA GCAGAAATTGCATTACATTCAGATGGATTTGTTGACATTGATGCTGATACGTTGCAGAGTGTATTAGGACGTGAAACCATTAATTGCAAAGAAACCATACTATGGGAAGCAGCCATGAATTGGGCCTCAGCTGAATGTAGCAGACGTGAAATAGAACCAACCCCATCTAATAAACGACAAGTATTAGATTCTGCTCTGTATTTACTCAGGTTGCCAGCAATGTCCCTAGAAGAATTCGCTAATGGACCTGCTCAAATGGGCATGTTAACATTAGAAGAAACTGTCGATTTATTTCTCCACTACACCGCATCCAACAAACCTCGCTTAACTTATCCAACTAAGCCACGTATAGGACTAAAACCTCAGACGTGCCATCGATTTCAGTCCTGTGCTTATCGTAGCAATCAGTGGCGGTATCGAGGTCGTTGCGATAGCATTCAGTTTAGTGTTGATCGCCGTGTGTTCATAGTAGGTTTCGGCTTGTATGGTTCGTCAACTGGAGCTTCCGATTACACTGTTAAAATTGAACTCAAACGTCTAGGCCGTATTTTAGctgaaaacaatacaaaattcttTTCAGATGGTTCAAGTAACACTTTTCATGTTTATTTTGCACATCCTGTACAAGTAGATCCCGAATTGTTTTATACTGCTTCAGCTATATTAGATGGTGCAGAATTAAGTTATTTTGGCCAAGAAGGACTTAGTGAAATAAATGCTGGTTGTGTGACGTTTCAATTCCAGTGTTCTTCAGAAAGTACTAATGGTACTGGAGTTCAAGGGGGGCAAATTCCAgaacttatattttatggtcCAATTAGTGAAAaccattaa
- the LOC100160018 gene encoding charged multivesicular body protein 5 (The RefSeq protein has 1 substitution compared to this genomic sequence), translating to MNRIFGKSKEKAPAPDMSAVIKGVDDRAESVEQKINRLDKELKKLKDQMAKMREGPAKNSLKQKALRVLKQRKQYESQAENLRNQSFNMEQASYAVQSLKDTQSTVVAMKTGMKQMKKEFKNINIDDIEDLQDEMADMLDQSNEVQEALGRTYGVPDIDEDELNAELEAMGDELALDDDTSYLDQVNVPDKEPGQKEKEPSKPGEISVDEFGLPKIPAQI from the exons ATGAACCGTATATTCGGGAAATCTAAAGAAAAGGCGCCTGCTCCGGATATGTCTGCCGTCATAAAAgga gtagATGATCGGGCTGAATCGGTTGAACAGAAAATTAATAGACTTGACAAGGAGTTAAAAAAACTGAAAGATCAAATGGCCAAGATGAGAGAAGGCCCAGCTAAGAATTCATTGAAACAAAAAGCGTTAAGAGTTTTGAAGCAAAGGAAACA ATATGAAAGTCAAGCTGAAAACTTAAGAAATCAGTCATTCAATATGGAACAAGCTTCTTATGCAGTTCAGTCATTGAAAGACACCCAATCAACAGTAGTTGCTATGAAAACTGGTatgaaacaaatgaaaaaagaaTTTAAGAACATTAATATAGACGATATTGAG GATCTCCAGGATGAAATGGCTGATATGTTGGATCAATCAAATGAAGTACAAGAAGCATTAGGAAGAACATATGGAGTACCAGATATTGATGAAGATGAACTAAATGCAGAGCTTGAAGCAATTGGCGACGAATTAGCTTTAGATGATGATACATCTTACCTAGATCAAGTGAATGTTCCAGACAAAGAACCTGGACAAAAAGAAAAGGAGCCTAGTAAACCTGGTGAAATTTCCGTTGATGAATTTGGTTTACCAAAAATACCAGCCCAAATCTAA
- the LOC100168896 gene encoding 28S ribosomal protein S14, mitochondrial isoform X2, producing MAFIINAFQRCKALAKFQTPVNDTCLGVLPCYQQTRNKWPDFRMKKDARKRNTLKEYGVYKLRYNALRKNDIIPLEIQEIADKEIYNCPRDASITRIVQRCQVTSRPRGNVKRWRLSRIVFRHLADYNKLAGVQRAMW from the exons ATGGCATTTATCATCAATGCTTTTCAAAGATGTAAAGCTCTGGCTAAATTTCAAACGCCAGTGAACGATACatgt TTAGGTGTGCTACCTTGTTATCAACAAACTCGTAATAAATGGCCAGACTTTAGAATGAAAAAAGATGCACGGAAAAGAAACACTCTCAAAGAATATGGTGTATACAAGCTGCGCTATAATGCACTTCGTAAGAACGATATCATTCCTTTAGAAATTcaa gaaaTTGCCGACAAAGAAATCTACAATTGTCCTAGGGACGCTAGTATAACCAGAATTGTACAGCGTTGTCAGGTAACTTCTCGTCCTCGTGGTAATGTCAAACGATGGCGTTTGAGTCGAATTGTGTTCAGACATCTAGCTGATTATAACAAATTAGCAGGTGTTCAAAGGGCAATGTGGtaa
- the LOC100168896 gene encoding 28S ribosomal protein S14, mitochondrial (The RefSeq protein has 1 substitution compared to this genomic sequence): MAFIINAFQRCKALAKFQTPVNDTCLGVLPCYQQIRNKWPDFRMKKDARKRNTLKEYGVYKLRYNALRKNDIIPLEIQEIADKEIYNCPRDASITRIVQRCQVTSRPRGNVKRWRLSRIVFRHLADYNKLAGVQRAMW; encoded by the exons ATGGCATTTATCATCAATGCTTTTCAAAGATGTAAAGCTCTGGCTAAATTTCAAACGCCAGTGAACGATACatgt TTAGGTGTGCTACCTTGTTATCAACAAACTCGTAATAAATGGCCAGACTTTAGAATGAAAAAAGATGCACGGAAAAGAAACACTCTCAAAGAATATGGTGTATACAAGCTGCGCTATAATGCACTTCGTAAGAACGATATCATTCCTTTAGAAATTcaa gaaaTTGCCGACAAAGAAATCTACAATTGTCCTAGGGACGCTAGTATAACCAGAATTGTACAGCGTTGTCAGGTAACTTCTCGTCCTCGTGGTAATGTCAAACGATGGCGTTTGAGTCGAATTGTGTTCAGACATCTAGCTGATTATAACAAATTAGCAGGTGTTCAAAGGGCAATGTG gtaa
- the LOC100168896 gene encoding 28S ribosomal protein S14, mitochondrial isoform X1, translating to MAFIINAFQRCKALAKFQTPVNDTCLGVLPCYQQTRNKWPDFRMKKDARKRNTLKEYGVYKLRYNALRKNDIIPLEIQEIADKEIYNCPRDASITRIVQRCQVTSRPRGNVKRWRLSRIVFRHLADYNKLAGVQRAMW from the exons ATGGCATTTATCATCAATGCTTTTCAAAGATGTAAAGCTCTGGCTAAATTTCAAACGCCAGTGAACGATACatgt TTAGGTGTGCTACCTTGTTATCAACAAACTCGTAATAAATGGCCAGACTTTAGAATGAAAAAAGATGCACGGAAAAGAAACACTCTCAAAGAATATGGTGTATACAAGCTGCGCTATAATGCACTTCGTAAGAACGATATCATTCCTTTAGAAATTcaa gaaaTTGCCGACAAAGAAATCTACAATTGTCCTAGGGACGCTAGTATAACCAGAATTGTACAGCGTTGTCAGGTAACTTCTCGTCCTCGTGGTAATGTCAAACGATGGCGTTTGAGTCGAATTGTGTTCAGACATCTAGCTGATTATAACAAATTAGCAGGTGTTCAAAGGGCAATGTG gtaa